From the Cucurbita pepo subsp. pepo cultivar mu-cu-16 chromosome LG05, ASM280686v2, whole genome shotgun sequence genome, one window contains:
- the LOC111795772 gene encoding syntaxin-132-like isoform X3, with translation MEAFNKQIQEIEIQVDKLSGRLVNLKNLLRDANKESKSVTKASEMIVIKKRMEKYINDVGNIARNVNGKLQVITVDILLLRQMPGRQMGTASDRARMNMTNVLTKKLKELMIEFEALREIVQDEYREVVERRVITAVTGSSPDELVIDHLIETGISEQTFPNAFEQTRQGKVVSTMDEIQERLDAVKELEKRLSELHQIYLKTAALVEGQAKPLDNIENQGRNAQDRSQSRIKAIQAVKNLEKESRKGVMYIIITVLVVIILNLLPADQP, from the exons ATGGAGGCATTCAATAAGCAG ATTCAAGAGATTGAGATACAAGTAGATAAGCTTTCTGGACGTCTTGTTAACTTAAAG AATTTGCTAAGGGATGCTAATAAGGAATCAAAATCTGTTACAAAAGCGTCGGAGATGATAG TTATAAAGAAACGGATGGAGAAGTATATTAATGATGTGGGAAATATTGCACGCAATGTCAACGGGAAGCTACAAGTTATAACTGTAGAT ATCTTACTCCTTAGGCAGATGCCTGGACGTCAGATGGGAACTGCCTCAGACAGAGCAAGAATGAACATGACAAA TGTCTTGACAAAAAAGCTCAAGGAACTGATGATTGAATTCGAG GCCCTTCGTGAAATAGTTCAGGACGAGTATCGTGAAGTCGTAGAAAGACGAGTGATTACAG CAGTCACGGGTAGCAGTCCAGATGAGTTG GTGATTGATCACCTTATAGAAACTGGAATCAGTGAGCAAACGTTCCCAAATGCATTTGAACAAACGAGACAAGGGAAG GTCGTAAGTACCATGGACGAAATTCAAGAGCGACTCGATGCAGTGAAGGAGCTTGAGAAAAGGCTCTCGGAATTGCATCAG ATTTACCTGAAAACAGCAGCTTTAGTGGAGGGTCAAGCTAAACCTTTGGATAACATAGAAAATCAG GGGAGGAACGCACAAGACCGCTCTCAGTCGAGGATCAAAGCAATCCAGGCGGTAAAGAACTTAGAGAAGGAATCAAGAAAAGGCGTGATGTACATAATCATCACAGTGCTGGTAGTAATAATCTTAAACCTCCTCCCAGCTGATCAGCCATGA
- the LOC111795772 gene encoding syntaxin-132-like isoform X1, translating to MIVMNNSITEPFLRDAKCQASEETDLENGTQVVESNSDFEMEAFNKQIQEIEIQVDKLSGRLVNLKNLLRDANKESKSVTKASEMIVIKKRMEKYINDVGNIARNVNGKLQVITVDILLLRQMPGRQMGTASDRARMNMTNVLTKKLKELMIEFEALREIVQDEYREVVERRVITAVTGSSPDELVIDHLIETGISEQTFPNAFEQTRQGKVVSTMDEIQERLDAVKELEKRLSELHQIYLKTAALVEGQAKPLDNIENQGRNAQDRSQSRIKAIQAVKNLEKESRKGVMYIIITVLVVIILNLLPADQP from the exons ATGATCGTCATGAACAACTCGATTACG GAACCATTCCTCCGTGATGCCAAATGTCAAGCTTCAGAAGAAACTGATCTTGAGAATGGAACGCAAGTTGTGGAAAGCAATTCTGACTTTGAAATGGAGGCATTCAATAAGCAG ATTCAAGAGATTGAGATACAAGTAGATAAGCTTTCTGGACGTCTTGTTAACTTAAAG AATTTGCTAAGGGATGCTAATAAGGAATCAAAATCTGTTACAAAAGCGTCGGAGATGATAG TTATAAAGAAACGGATGGAGAAGTATATTAATGATGTGGGAAATATTGCACGCAATGTCAACGGGAAGCTACAAGTTATAACTGTAGAT ATCTTACTCCTTAGGCAGATGCCTGGACGTCAGATGGGAACTGCCTCAGACAGAGCAAGAATGAACATGACAAA TGTCTTGACAAAAAAGCTCAAGGAACTGATGATTGAATTCGAG GCCCTTCGTGAAATAGTTCAGGACGAGTATCGTGAAGTCGTAGAAAGACGAGTGATTACAG CAGTCACGGGTAGCAGTCCAGATGAGTTG GTGATTGATCACCTTATAGAAACTGGAATCAGTGAGCAAACGTTCCCAAATGCATTTGAACAAACGAGACAAGGGAAG GTCGTAAGTACCATGGACGAAATTCAAGAGCGACTCGATGCAGTGAAGGAGCTTGAGAAAAGGCTCTCGGAATTGCATCAG ATTTACCTGAAAACAGCAGCTTTAGTGGAGGGTCAAGCTAAACCTTTGGATAACATAGAAAATCAG GGGAGGAACGCACAAGACCGCTCTCAGTCGAGGATCAAAGCAATCCAGGCGGTAAAGAACTTAGAGAAGGAATCAAGAAAAGGCGTGATGTACATAATCATCACAGTGCTGGTAGTAATAATCTTAAACCTCCTCCCAGCTGATCAGCCATGA
- the LOC111795772 gene encoding syntaxin-132-like isoform X2, translated as MIVMNNSITEPFLRDAKCQASEETDLENGTQVVESNSDFEMEAFNKQIQEIEIQVDKLSGRLVNLKNLLRDANKESKSVTKASEMIVIKKRMEKYINDVGNIARNVNGKLQVITVDILLLRQMPGRQMGTASDRARMNMTNVLTKKLKELMIEFEALREIVQDEYREVVERRVITVTGSSPDELVIDHLIETGISEQTFPNAFEQTRQGKVVSTMDEIQERLDAVKELEKRLSELHQIYLKTAALVEGQAKPLDNIENQGRNAQDRSQSRIKAIQAVKNLEKESRKGVMYIIITVLVVIILNLLPADQP; from the exons ATGATCGTCATGAACAACTCGATTACG GAACCATTCCTCCGTGATGCCAAATGTCAAGCTTCAGAAGAAACTGATCTTGAGAATGGAACGCAAGTTGTGGAAAGCAATTCTGACTTTGAAATGGAGGCATTCAATAAGCAG ATTCAAGAGATTGAGATACAAGTAGATAAGCTTTCTGGACGTCTTGTTAACTTAAAG AATTTGCTAAGGGATGCTAATAAGGAATCAAAATCTGTTACAAAAGCGTCGGAGATGATAG TTATAAAGAAACGGATGGAGAAGTATATTAATGATGTGGGAAATATTGCACGCAATGTCAACGGGAAGCTACAAGTTATAACTGTAGAT ATCTTACTCCTTAGGCAGATGCCTGGACGTCAGATGGGAACTGCCTCAGACAGAGCAAGAATGAACATGACAAA TGTCTTGACAAAAAAGCTCAAGGAACTGATGATTGAATTCGAG GCCCTTCGTGAAATAGTTCAGGACGAGTATCGTGAAGTCGTAGAAAGACGAGTGATTACAG TCACGGGTAGCAGTCCAGATGAGTTG GTGATTGATCACCTTATAGAAACTGGAATCAGTGAGCAAACGTTCCCAAATGCATTTGAACAAACGAGACAAGGGAAG GTCGTAAGTACCATGGACGAAATTCAAGAGCGACTCGATGCAGTGAAGGAGCTTGAGAAAAGGCTCTCGGAATTGCATCAG ATTTACCTGAAAACAGCAGCTTTAGTGGAGGGTCAAGCTAAACCTTTGGATAACATAGAAAATCAG GGGAGGAACGCACAAGACCGCTCTCAGTCGAGGATCAAAGCAATCCAGGCGGTAAAGAACTTAGAGAAGGAATCAAGAAAAGGCGTGATGTACATAATCATCACAGTGCTGGTAGTAATAATCTTAAACCTCCTCCCAGCTGATCAGCCATGA